The proteins below are encoded in one region of Xanthocytophaga agilis:
- a CDS encoding RagB/SusD family nutrient uptake outer membrane protein, which yields MASSACSEFLKEDPESLMVAENFYKTEANADAAVVSVYDGLNDQWNIYYRGIYLLAELTTDNAECGQGVANSNIFALNDYTHGPVNDRIYTLYTAVYKSIASANVAIDKIPLIAFNETKKNRLVAEARFVRALLYFNMVRLFSDVPLVLHQVTSLEDVNTPRSPVEEVYAQIIDDLEFAEQNLDKTNTSANLGRATQSSATGLLAKVYLTRKEYQKAKEKATQVLDDTQFGLLESYFDIFTPTNRFNKELIFAIQNKGNTGAANGFGMALFLPRATIKLAGGGTVAGNSADVPTQEFYDSFASGDLRRDRTFFTQYDAGAGVATFRPHWYKFFDPSAITNLGEGTLNYPVIRYSDILLTYAEAINKLEGPTADALEAVNQVRRRAFGKPITQPDASIDLAGLNAETFDEAILQERRWEFGFEDHRWFDLVRTGKLISTMRAKGNTAIQDYHVLFPIPQRERDVNKNLTQNDQYPQ from the coding sequence ATGGCAAGCTCTGCCTGCAGCGAATTTCTCAAAGAAGATCCAGAATCGTTGATGGTAGCTGAAAACTTTTACAAAACAGAAGCTAATGCCGATGCTGCTGTAGTAAGTGTATACGATGGACTGAACGATCAGTGGAACATTTATTATCGGGGTATTTATCTGCTGGCAGAACTAACAACCGATAATGCTGAATGTGGTCAGGGTGTAGCCAATTCCAATATATTTGCCCTCAATGACTATACCCATGGCCCGGTAAATGACAGGATTTATACGCTTTATACAGCAGTATACAAATCAATAGCCAGTGCCAATGTTGCTATCGACAAAATACCTTTGATCGCATTTAATGAAACCAAAAAGAACAGATTGGTTGCAGAAGCCCGGTTTGTTCGTGCCCTACTGTATTTTAATATGGTAAGGTTATTTAGTGATGTTCCGCTCGTATTGCATCAGGTTACTTCTCTGGAAGATGTGAACACACCACGTTCACCTGTAGAGGAAGTATATGCACAAATAATTGATGACCTGGAATTTGCAGAGCAGAATCTGGACAAAACAAACACATCAGCTAATCTGGGTCGTGCCACTCAGTCATCTGCTACAGGACTACTAGCTAAAGTTTATCTTACCCGCAAAGAATACCAAAAGGCAAAAGAAAAAGCAACGCAGGTATTGGACGACACTCAGTTTGGCTTGCTGGAAAGTTATTTTGACATTTTTACTCCTACCAACCGCTTTAACAAAGAACTTATTTTCGCTATACAAAATAAGGGAAATACAGGTGCGGCAAATGGTTTTGGTATGGCACTTTTCCTTCCGCGAGCTACAATCAAACTGGCTGGAGGAGGAACCGTAGCTGGTAACAGTGCTGATGTACCTACACAAGAGTTCTACGATAGCTTTGCCAGCGGTGACCTGCGACGTGACCGCACTTTCTTCACCCAGTATGATGCAGGTGCGGGTGTAGCGACTTTCCGTCCACACTGGTACAAATTCTTTGATCCTTCTGCAATTACCAACCTGGGAGAAGGCACTCTGAATTATCCTGTAATCCGATATTCAGATATACTGCTCACCTATGCAGAGGCTATTAACAAACTGGAAGGTCCAACTGCAGACGCCTTAGAGGCTGTTAATCAAGTGCGTCGTCGTGCCTTCGGTAAACCCATCACTCAACCCGATGCCTCCATTGATCTGGCAGGGTTGAACGCTGAAACATTCGATGAAGCAATTCTGCAGGAACGACGTTGGGAGTTTGGGTTTGAGGACCACCGGTGGTTTGATCTGGTACGAACAGGAAAGTTAATATCTACCATGCGTGCCAAAGGGAATACCGCCATTCAGGATTATCACGTGCTGTTTCCTATCCCACAGCGGGAACGCGATGTAAATAAAAATCTCACACAAAATGATCAATATCCTCAATAA